Proteins from a genomic interval of Hornefia porci:
- a CDS encoding AzlC family ABC transporter permease gives MKTRALKTAFPYTLPIFAGFWFLGLAYGIYMNASGFSFVYPMLMSLLIYGGSLEFVAVEMLLSPFAPLQVLIMTLLIQARHLFYGLSMLEKFKGLGWKKYYLIFGMCDETFSINYTARIPEDVDKGWFMFFVTLLNHLYWFSGATIGGLIGSLLTFNTQGIGFVMTSMFVVIFLEQWLKEKSHASSCIGIGVSILCLSVFGADSFMIPTMIAIIAVLAAFRKPLEQKEIRP, from the coding sequence ATGAAAACAAGGGCGTTAAAGACCGCCTTCCCCTACACACTTCCTATCTTCGCGGGCTTCTGGTTTCTGGGACTCGCCTACGGAATCTATATGAACGCCTCCGGATTTTCCTTTGTATACCCTATGCTCATGAGCCTGCTCATCTACGGCGGTTCTCTGGAGTTCGTCGCCGTGGAAATGCTGCTGTCGCCCTTCGCCCCGCTGCAGGTTCTGATTATGACGCTGCTGATACAGGCGCGGCATCTGTTTTACGGGCTCTCCATGCTGGAGAAGTTCAAAGGACTGGGCTGGAAGAAATATTACCTCATCTTCGGGATGTGCGATGAGACCTTTTCCATCAATTATACCGCCCGCATACCGGAGGACGTGGACAAAGGCTGGTTCATGTTCTTTGTTACACTCCTCAACCATCTCTACTGGTTTTCCGGCGCGACCATCGGCGGACTCATCGGTTCGCTGCTGACCTTCAACACACAGGGAATCGGCTTCGTCATGACCTCAATGTTCGTCGTAATCTTTCTGGAGCAATGGCTGAAGGAAAAAAGTCACGCCTCCTCCTGCATCGGAATCGGCGTGTCGATTCTGTGTCTCAGCGTATTCGGTGCGGACTCTTTCATGATTCCGACCATGATCGCCATCATCGCCGTACTCGCGGCGTTCCGCAAGCCTCTTGAACAAAAGGAGATCCGGCCATGA
- a CDS encoding branched-chain amino acid transporter permease, which yields MTMTLTQQIITIGLCILGTLITRFLPFLVFSENRRTPAFILYLGKYLAPAVFGMLVIYCLRNVSFLHGTHGLPELIAIGATVLLHLWKRQMLISIAGGTLCYMLLIHYVFL from the coding sequence ATGACTATGACGCTGACCCAACAGATTATCACCATCGGACTGTGCATACTCGGAACGTTAATCACCCGGTTTCTGCCGTTTCTCGTATTTTCGGAAAACCGCAGAACTCCGGCTTTTATTCTCTATCTGGGAAAATATCTGGCTCCTGCCGTGTTCGGGATGCTGGTTATCTACTGTCTGCGGAACGTCAGCTTTCTTCACGGCACTCACGGTCTGCCGGAGCTGATCGCAATCGGCGCGACCGTTCTTCTTCATCTCTGGAAGCGCCAGATGCTGATTTCCATCGCGGGCGGCACCCTGTGCTACATGCTGCTGATTCACTACGTCTTTCTGTGA